One Longimicrobium sp. genomic window, TCCGTCAGCTCCTGGACCTGCTGCTGTAGGCGGGTCACGGCGGCCTGCAACTCGGGCACGACCGCCAGCGCCGCCCGCAGCTCGCGCACCATCTGCTGGAGCGTGGGCACGTCGTCGGGTAGATCGGTGGTCGGTAGGGCTTCGGGTGGCTGGCTCACATCCTAATGGAATCACAGCCGTGGCCAATCCGCCCACCCGCCTGAACGGTTACACGGCGGTAAGCATGCGCACTCTGGGTCGTCCCGATCCAGCTCCGTTTCACGTGGCACTGCAGGCTCTCGGTCTGCATGATCCCCTGCACCCGCTTGTGGTTGACCGCCCAGCCTTCCCGCTGCACCTGCGCGGTCACGCGCCGGTAGCCGTAGCCCGGGAACTCCAGGCACAGCGCCTCGATCCGCTCTCGCAGTTGCAGGCGCTCCGCTTCGCGGCGGGGGGCGGTAGCCGGCTCCGCCTGTGTCCAGTACCAACTACTGCGCGGCAACTCCAGCAACTGACACGCCCGGAGGGTGGACATCCCC contains:
- a CDS encoding IS3 family transposase, which produces MSTLRACQLLELPRSSWYWTQAEPATAPRREAERLQLRERIEALCLEFPGYGYRRVTAQVQREGWAVNHKRVQGIMQTESLQCHVKRSWIGTTQSAHAYRRVTVQAGGRIGHGCDSIRM